In Deltaproteobacteria bacterium, the following proteins share a genomic window:
- a CDS encoding NADH-quinone oxidoreductase subunit H produces MEIVANIAKVVFIPVIVLNFIPLLIWFERKGAAYIQDRRGPNRAQIFGIRLGGIIHNLADVIKLLCKEEFIPAGANRFYFVLSPLIIMFVYIVTTAVIPFGDLVRIGETAFSLQIADLNVGILYLFAFSSLAVYGIMLAGWSSNNKYSFLGGLRASSQMVSYEISMGLSIMSLFMVAESLSLQQIVQEQGNLPWHWFVVRQPLAFLLFTVAIFAETNRTPFDLPEGESELVAGFHVEYSSMKFALFFMAEYAAMVVGSAVIVSLFFGGWQVPFLSTADLIEGAPFLTRVLLLGLGVLSVLGGLLLVIQFRPHKYGDLRDFEVLTFGVPALLVGAAVIAFLFLVGLPVLPNWYPPVFAAICQVITFLIKVALFCFFFVWVRWTVPRFRYDQLMGFGWKGMLPLSLVNLFVTGLYLLFRGTGF; encoded by the coding sequence GTGGAAATCGTAGCCAACATCGCCAAGGTTGTTTTCATCCCCGTCATCGTTCTTAATTTCATCCCCCTGTTGATCTGGTTTGAGAGAAAGGGGGCTGCTTATATCCAGGATCGCCGTGGACCCAATCGAGCACAGATCTTTGGGATCCGTCTTGGTGGGATTATCCACAACCTTGCGGATGTGATCAAGCTGCTGTGTAAGGAGGAGTTCATCCCGGCCGGTGCCAACCGGTTTTACTTTGTCTTATCCCCCCTGATCATCATGTTTGTCTACATTGTCACAACGGCGGTCATTCCTTTTGGGGACCTTGTCCGGATCGGTGAAACCGCCTTTTCTCTCCAGATTGCCGATTTGAACGTCGGGATCCTCTACCTCTTTGCGTTCTCGTCACTCGCGGTCTACGGCATCATGCTCGCCGGCTGGTCCTCCAACAACAAGTATTCCTTTTTGGGGGGACTCCGGGCCTCTTCCCAGATGGTTAGTTATGAGATCTCGATGGGGCTCTCCATTATGAGTCTCTTCATGGTGGCGGAGTCGCTCAGCCTTCAGCAGATTGTTCAGGAACAGGGAAATTTGCCTTGGCACTGGTTTGTTGTTCGGCAACCGCTCGCCTTCCTCCTCTTCACAGTAGCAATCTTTGCCGAGACAAACCGGACCCCGTTTGATCTCCCCGAGGGAGAATCGGAACTCGTAGCCGGTTTTCATGTCGAATATTCAAGCATGAAGTTCGCCCTCTTCTTTATGGCCGAGTATGCGGCGATGGTGGTCGGGTCGGCCGTGATTGTCTCCCTCTTCTTTGGAGGGTGGCAGGTCCCATTTCTTTCAACGGCCGATTTAATCGAGGGGGCCCCTTTCCTGACCCGAGTTCTTCTTTTGGGCCTTGGTGTTTTATCTGTTTTAGGAGGTTTGCTGCTCGTGATTCAGTTTCGTCCTCATAAATACGGCGATCTTCGAGATTTTGAGGTGCTGACCTTTGGGGTCCCTGCCTTATTGGTGGGGGCAGCGGTGATCGCCTTTCTCTTTCTCGTGGGGTTACCGGTTCTGCCCAACTGGTATCCCCCGGTCTTTGCAGCAATCTGCCAGGTGATCACCTTTTTGATCAAAGTCGCCCTCTTCTGTTTCTTTTTCGTCTGGGTCCGCTGGACCGTCCCAAGATTCCGCTATGACCAACTCATGGGATTTGGGTGGAAGGGGATGTTGCCGCTCTCGCTCGTCAACCTGTTCGTGACAGGACTTTATCTTCTCTTCAGAGGTACCGGGTTTTAA
- a CDS encoding (2Fe-2S)-binding protein, whose product MPKITVDGKEINAPDGVNVIEAAKLAGSSVPHYCYHRKLSVAGNCRICMVEIEKMPKLQIACNTKVQEGMVVKTKSPKVLEARQAVLEFILVNHPIDCPVCDQAGECKLQKYYMSHDLKPSRMTEEKVHKEKAVPLGPYVKLDMERCILCSRCIRFCDEISKTNELCFTERGNHTELTTYPGRELDNPYSVNTVDLCPVGALTSTDFRFKQRVWFLKSTDSICPGCSTGCNIKIDHNKGVIYRLKPREKEAVNQLWMCDEGRLTYKPINEESRLRSPYFRSEKGLQIIRMKEAVRRFKELLSGLSPASVVGIGSAEFTNEENKALIDCLMAIGVKDFYFHAKEVSNPSQDDFLISADKNPNRAGVTALGMKPITADRKYQGFVILGGLPESSIRALSLERNRKVILLTSHQRPEYEYADLILPVATWAESEGTFTNRQGMVQKINPAFPPPGEAKQASEIFAEVQKLWKS is encoded by the coding sequence GTGCCAAAAATCACGGTCGATGGCAAGGAGATCAATGCCCCCGATGGCGTGAACGTCATTGAGGCGGCAAAGCTTGCCGGCTCATCGGTCCCCCATTACTGTTACCATCGGAAGCTGTCCGTTGCCGGCAATTGCCGGATCTGCATGGTTGAGATCGAAAAGATGCCAAAGCTCCAGATCGCTTGCAACACCAAGGTGCAGGAGGGGATGGTTGTCAAGACCAAGAGTCCCAAGGTCCTCGAGGCGAGGCAGGCAGTGCTTGAATTTATCCTCGTCAATCACCCGATCGATTGCCCCGTCTGTGATCAGGCGGGGGAATGCAAGCTCCAGAAATACTACATGAGTCATGACCTCAAACCTTCCCGTATGACAGAGGAGAAGGTCCATAAGGAGAAGGCAGTCCCGCTCGGGCCGTATGTCAAACTCGATATGGAACGATGCATCCTCTGTTCACGTTGCATTCGTTTCTGCGATGAGATCAGCAAAACCAACGAGCTTTGCTTTACAGAACGCGGAAATCACACCGAATTGACCACTTATCCCGGCCGCGAACTGGACAATCCTTATTCTGTGAATACCGTTGATCTCTGTCCCGTGGGGGCACTCACGAGTACCGATTTTCGTTTCAAGCAACGGGTCTGGTTCCTCAAGTCAACCGATTCGATCTGCCCCGGCTGTTCCACCGGTTGTAACATCAAGATCGATCACAACAAGGGGGTCATTTACCGTCTCAAGCCACGTGAGAAGGAGGCGGTCAATCAGCTCTGGATGTGTGATGAGGGGAGACTGACCTACAAGCCTATTAACGAGGAAAGCCGGTTGCGGAGTCCCTATTTCCGATCAGAAAAGGGTCTTCAGATCATCCGCATGAAGGAGGCGGTAAGGCGATTCAAGGAATTACTGAGCGGCTTGTCGCCGGCATCGGTTGTCGGTATCGGTTCGGCGGAATTCACGAATGAAGAGAACAAGGCGTTAATCGATTGTCTTATGGCGATCGGTGTAAAAGATTTTTATTTTCACGCGAAAGAGGTTTCAAATCCCAGCCAGGATGACTTCCTCATCTCGGCCGATAAAAATCCGAACCGTGCCGGTGTCACCGCCTTGGGGATGAAACCGATCACCGCCGATCGTAAATACCAGGGATTTGTTATTCTGGGTGGATTGCCGGAATCGTCCATCCGGGCGCTCTCGTTAGAACGTAACAGGAAGGTAATCCTGCTCACGAGCCATCAGCGGCCGGAGTACGAATATGCCGACTTGATCCTGCCGGTCGCAACCTGGGCGGAGTCCGAGGGGACTTTTACAAATCGGCAAGGAATGGTTCAAAAAATTAACCCCGCCTTTCCGCCTCCGGGAGAGGCGAAGCAGGCGAGTGAGATTTTTGCCGAGGTACAGAAGCTGTGGAAATCGTAG